Genomic window (Mycolicibacterium smegmatis):
TGGCCCCACAAGTCGTCGCCGAACCCGAGGTTCAACCCGATCACACCGTCCTGCGGCACCACCTGCGGACGATCCAACAACAACGCCGGATCACCGGCCACCGTCACCTCAAGACCCGCATCCGCCAGCAACTGCGCACTCCGCGGCCCCCGCACCGAGACCACCCGAAACCGCGACAACAACGGAATCCAGCGCCGCAACTCATCAGGCCCCGAGCCGCTGCGGCGTCCTTCGAAGACGGGGTCTTCCACGCCGACGCCGATGGCGTAACTGCCGTGTGTACCTGTCAGTTTCAGGCCGTGGCCGGCCACGCGCCGCCAATGGCGCCTACCGATCAGGGTTCCGCCGCCGATCACCTGCGCGCTGCGCCGCAACAAGCGGTTACGACCCGACACCACCGCACGCAACCGCTCCCCCGGCAACACCGGAAGATCCACGAACCCCGCGCCCGGCAACTGCGCACACACCGCGTCATAAATCGCGTCATCACCCAGATTGCCCCGACCATGCCACCCCAGATAACCCACCAAGGGACGCACAGTGGCCGCGCCCTCGACCGGTCGGCGTGATGTGGTCATGACGCGTGTGGTCCGAGTTCGGCTCGCAAGACGTCGTACTGGGTGTCGAGTCGCGCGCGCAGCACGTCCACGGCCGCGCGGGTCTTCTCCCGGATCGCCGCGGCATCGTCCAGCGTCGCCAAAACCCGCTCCACCACGGCAGACACACTCAACGCATCGGTACGCAACAACGACCGCTCATCATCGATCGACAACGCGAAATCACGGCACTTGGGCTGATACTCCAACGAGATCACCGGCGTCTGCGACAACGCCGCCAAAATCCCCGCATGCAAACGGCTCACGATCACCGCCGAACAACCAGCAAGCTCCGCAGCCGCCCCCGCCGCATCGACCGGCGCCACGATCCGAGCCCCCGTACCCGCCAACGCCTGCTCGGTCCACCGACGATCCGCACCGTTCATCAAGATCCCCACAAACCGGAACCCACGCGCCGAAAGCTCCCGCACCGCCCCAGAAATCACATCAGCCACACCAGCGGGGTCGTGGCCCCACAGGTCGTCGTCGCCGAACCCGAGGTTCAACCCGATCACACCGTCCTGCGGCACCACCTGCGGACGATCCAACAACAACGCCGGATCACCGGCCACCGTCACCTCAAGACCCGCATCCGCCAGCAACTGCGCACTCCGCGGCCCCCGCACCGAGACCACCCGAAACCGCGACAACAACGGAATCCAGCGCCGCAACTCATCAGGCCCCGACGCATTCTGCGTTCGCGGGTACGCCGGGTCCTCGACCCCTGCGCCGATGGCGTAACTGCCGCGCGTTGCGGTCAGCTTCAGGCCGCGGGCCACGAGCGGACGGAAATAGCGTGTGCCCAAGAGGGTTCCGCCGCCGATCACCTGCGCGCTGCGCCGCAACAAGCGGTTACGACCCGACACCACCGCACGCAACCGCTCCCCCGGCAACACCGGAAGATCCACAAACCCCGCGCCCGGCAACTGCGCACACACCGCGTCATAAATCGCGTCATCACCCAGATTGCCCCGACCATGCCACCCCAGATAACCCACCAAGGGACGCACAGTGGCGGCGGTCGCACGATTGTCGGTTGCCCGGTTCAGGCTCATGAAAACTCTCTGGCGTTCGGCTTGAATTGTCATCGAAAAGGTGCGCGCCGTCCGTCGCACTCGCAGATGGGCGGGCCGATGAAGGATCCAACGGTACCCCGCCACGTGGCCTGCGGCCATCTTCGGTCATACTGGTGGTATCCGGTCGGCCCACGAAAAGACGCGTTTGTCGCGTCGATGCTAGCCTCCCGGAAAACAACAGGTGTGGTGGGCGGCCCCGATCCGGGTCGCCCCGATTGCGGCGCACCGATTCGACGACGTCGAAATTTCACATGCTCGAGGAGTTTTAGCAAATGTTGAGAGCGCTTGGCGCCCTGCGTCAGAAGACCGATTACCGGCGATGGGCCGAACCTCGCAACATTTACTCGTCATGGGAGAGCCGCACGCAGCGGGCGGCCGAACTCATTCCGGACGGCAGCCGGGTCATCGAATTCGGCGCTGCCAAACGGGTGCTGGAACGCCATCTCGACCCGTCGTGCACCTACGTGCCGTCCGACATCGTCGATCGCGGGCCGGGAACCATCGTCGCCGATCTCAATGACCGCCCGCTACCGGACTTCGCCCCGGGCACCTACGACGTCGCGGTGTTCATGGGGGTTCTCGAATACATCCAGGATCTGCCTGCGCTTGTCGACTGGCTCGCCGAACGCTTCCCGAAGTGTGTGGTCTCGTACGCGTGTGCGCGTGATGACGCGCATTCCCTGCGGGCACTGCGGGAGAAGGCCGTACGCCTGCAGCACGGCTGGATGAACAGCTACACCGGCGATCAGCTGCGGTCGGAGTTCACCGCACGCGGCTACGCGGTCACCCACGAAGAGAGCTGGGAGAACCAGCAGATGTTCGTGTTCTCACAGCTCCCCCGCTGAGCGGTCGCTACCGGCACTCGGCAAGTCCGAGTCGGTTGTTGCGGCGGAACTCGACCGCACCCACGACGTCGTCCGAACGGCCGATCTCCAGCCATGCCTCGTGCATGCCCTGGCCGTATGTGATGTCGTCGAACAAGACCAGGCCGCCAGGCGACATCAGCGGCTTCAGGATCTCCCACTGCTGCATGACGAAGTCGTAGGTGTGGATTCCGTCGACGAACGCGATGTCGATGGATCCCGGAACCTCCGTCACATGTTCCTCAAATGCCCCACGCGTCAACGTGAAACGCTGCGTCAGTTGCGCGATGGACCGCTCGGCGACGGCCGCCCATGAATCGTTGATCTCGAAGCTGTACAGGTGTCCGGTGCCGTTCGACTCGATGCCCACACCGAAATACATGCCCGACACCCCGAATCCCGACCCGAACTCGACCACGGTCTGGGGCTTCCGTTGCATGACCAGCCACGCGTAGAGGTCACCCTGGAACGGGGGCGAACTGACGTCGCGCGGAGTGAATTTGGCTTCCGGCATGTCGTATTCGGGCGCGAGGGCCTGGGGGCCCAGTTGTTCGTGGTTGGCAGCCAGGATGGCTTCTATCCGGTCTTTGTGCGGTGCGGGCGGGAATCGGCTTGGCATATCGGCGATCCAGCCACCGCGCGTGATCCACTTCAACGAGCGCGTAAACATTGATGCAGTCTAGCCAGGCACCACGACCCGTTCGCCGGTGCACCGCGGAATTTGCCGGCTCATGATCGATCTTGGTTCACAACAACATTC
Coding sequences:
- a CDS encoding polysaccharide pyruvyl transferase family protein encodes the protein MGYLGWHGRGNLGDDAIYDAVCAQLPGAGFVDLPVLPGERLRAVVSGRNRLLRRSAQVIGGGTLIGRRHWRRVAGHGLKLTGTHGSYAIGVGVEDPVFEGRRSGSGPDELRRWIPLLSRFRVVSVRGPRSAQLLADAGLEVTVAGDPALLLDRPQVVPQDGVIGLNLGFGDDLWGHDPAGVADVISGAVRELSARGFRFVGILMNGADRRWTEQALAGTGARIVAPVDAAGAAAELAGCSAVIVSRLHAGILAALSQTPVISLEYQPKCRDFALSIDDERSLLRTDALSVSAVVERVLATLDDAAAIREKTRAAVDVLRARLDTDYGVLRTGLAVSRV
- a CDS encoding polysaccharide pyruvyl transferase family protein — translated: MGYLGWHGRGNLGDDAIYDAVCAQLPGAGFVDLPVLPGERLRAVVSGRNRLLRRSAQVIGGGTLLGTRYFRPLVARGLKLTATRGSYAIGAGVEDPAYPRTQNASGPDELRRWIPLLSRFRVVSVRGPRSAQLLADAGLEVTVAGDPALLLDRPQVVPQDGVIGLNLGFGDDDLWGHDPAGVADVISGAVRELSARGFRFVGILMNGADRRWTEQALAGTGARIVAPVDAAGAAAELAGCSAVIVSRLHAGILAALSQTPVISLEYQPKCRDFALSIDDERSLLRTDALSVSAVVERVLATLDDAAAIREKTRAAVDVLRARLDTQYDVLRAELGPHAS
- a CDS encoding class I SAM-dependent methyltransferase, translating into MLRALGALRQKTDYRRWAEPRNIYSSWESRTQRAAELIPDGSRVIEFGAAKRVLERHLDPSCTYVPSDIVDRGPGTIVADLNDRPLPDFAPGTYDVAVFMGVLEYIQDLPALVDWLAERFPKCVVSYACARDDAHSLRALREKAVRLQHGWMNSYTGDQLRSEFTARGYAVTHEESWENQQMFVFSQLPR
- a CDS encoding O-methyltransferase: MFTRSLKWITRGGWIADMPSRFPPAPHKDRIEAILAANHEQLGPQALAPEYDMPEAKFTPRDVSSPPFQGDLYAWLVMQRKPQTVVEFGSGFGVSGMYFGVGIESNGTGHLYSFEINDSWAAVAERSIAQLTQRFTLTRGAFEEHVTEVPGSIDIAFVDGIHTYDFVMQQWEILKPLMSPGGLVLFDDITYGQGMHEAWLEIGRSDDVVGAVEFRRNNRLGLAECR